A single region of the Ziziphus jujuba cultivar Dongzao chromosome 10, ASM3175591v1 genome encodes:
- the LOC107405851 gene encoding protein SENSITIVE TO PROTON RHIZOTOXICITY 2, which yields MIISGSSNTPPCNYPNVSQGGQQQIIYSMTEDHHHGVSSSSLQANPSSSAAGGTETQSAASLYYSFSALKEKVHQIQSLQMSLGSFSGTSTNAQDQLLHHNHHHQQQQQRDKVSQPNIGQESGQGVYCGETLEWFGGNYGSGTTPNACNNMKEDNRSFSHGNNANRVEGKAIPHDDHHQVEGDGKEGLNYDIIELDAADLLAKYTHYCQVCGKGFKRDANLRMHMRAHGDEYKTSAALSNPMKNAVGMNSNNEEEDFGVNKLPRKYSCPQEGCRWNKRHAKFQPLKSMICVKNHYKRSHCPKMYMCKRCNRKQFSVLSDLRTHEKHCGDVKWQCSCGTTFSRKDKLMGHVALFTGHTPILNSLTKLPAGKVDSLSSSQKTQTIS from the exons ATGATAATCTCAGGGTCAAGTAATACTCCTCCTTGTAATTACCCTAATGTATCACAAGGAGGCCAGCAGCAAATCATCTATTCCATGACAGAAGATCATCATCATGGTGTTTCATCTTCTTCATTGCAAGCAAACCCATCATCATCAGCAGCTGGTGGGACAGAAACTCAATCTGCAGCCTCTCTCTATTACAGCTTCTCGGCTCTCAAAGAAAAAGTTCACCAAATTCAATCCCTG CAAATGTCTCTTGGCTCGTTTTCTGGAACCTCAACGAACGCACAAGATCAACTACTTCaccataatcatcatcatcagcagcagcagcagcgtGACAAAGTTTCACAACCAAATATTGGACAAGAAAGCGGACAGGGAGTTTACTGTGGCGAAACGCTTGAATGGTTTGGTGGAAACTATGGCAGTGGTACTACTCCTAATGCTTGTAATAATATGAAGGAAGACAACAGGAGTTTCAGCCATGGAAACAATGCCAATAGGGTGGAAGGGAAAGCAATTCCTCATGATGATCATCATCAAGTAGAAGGAGATGGTAAAGAAGGTTTGAATTATGATATCATTGAATTGGATGCTGCTGATTTATTGGCTAAGTACACACACTATTGCCAAGTGTGTgggaaaggttttaaaagggatgCAAATTTGAGAATGCATATGAGAGCTCATGGTGATGAATACAAAACAAGCGCAGCTTTAAGTAATCCGATGAAAAATGCAGTGGGGATGAATAGCAATAATGAGGAGGAGGATTTTGGTGTGAATAAATTGCCAAGGAAATACTCATGTCCACAAGAAGGGTGTAGGTGGAATAAAAGGCATGCAAAATTCCAGCCATTGAAATCCATGATATGTGTGAAGAATCACTACAAGAGAAGCCACTGTCCAAAGATGTATATGTGCAAGAGGTGCAATAGGAAGCAGTTCTCTGTGCTTTCTGATTTGAGGACTCATGAGAAGCACTGTGGAGATGTGAAATGGCAATGTTCCTGCGGGACCACTTTTTCAAGGAAAGATAAGCTTATGGGTCATGTTGCTTTGTTCACTGGTCACACTCCTATTCTCAATTCTTTGACTAAATTACCAGCTGGGAAAGTTGACAGCCTTTCTTCATCACAGAAGACCCAGACAATTTCATAG
- the LOC112490570 gene encoding probable leucine-rich repeat receptor-like protein kinase At1g35710 — protein sequence MEGGSLANILSDDVKAKELEWTIRVNVVKGLANAISYMHHECTPPVIHRDISSKNVLMDSEYEAHISDFGSARTFDPETSNWSSFAGTFGYSAPELAYTMEVNEKCDVYSFGVVALEVIMGKHPGDLISSLSESSSSSLSSSRADQILLKDILDERLSPPRNQVSDQVVSIAELIFACLNPSPQSRPTMKQLSQKLSTSKSSLSEPLPMITMKQLLDLPTYTS from the exons ATGGAAGGGGGAAGCTTAGCAAATATATTGAGTGATGATGTAAAGGCAAAGGAGTTGGAATGGACTATCAGAGTCAATGTCGTCAAAGGTTTAGCCAATGCCATATCCTATATGCACCACGAGTGCACTCCTCCTGTAATTCACAGAGACATATCAAGCAAGAATGTTTTGATGGATTCCGAATATGAAGCTCATATTTCCGACTTTGGTTCAGCTAGAACTTTTGATCCTGAGACATCAAATTGGTCTTCATTTGCTGGAACTTTTGGATACTCAGCCCCAG AGCTTGCATATACAATGGAAGTAAATGAGAAGTGCGACGTGTACAGCTTTGGTGTTGTAGCATTGGAAGTGATCATGGGAAAGCATCCGGGAGATCTCATCTCTTCTCTATCAgaatcatcatcgtcatcattatcatcatcaagaGCTGATCAAATTCTATTGAAGGATATATTGGATGAACGTCTTTCACCTCCAAGGAATCAAGTATCAGACCAAGTGGTCTCCATTGCAGAGCTAATATTTGCCTGCTTAAATCCTAGTCCACAGTCTCGGCCAACTATGAAACAACTATCTCAAAAGCTATCAACTTCAAAGTCATCACTGTCAGAGCCTCTTCCTATGATTACGATGAAGCAACTTCTTGATCTCCCAACTTATACATCCTGA
- the LOC132799662 gene encoding probable leucine-rich repeat receptor-like protein kinase At1g35710, protein MAIFNELLVLLKSFLIITITINNLLFPRPYTAAILHNSSNGTSEEAEALLKWKDSLDNPTQSLISSWKLHGPNNGSPCEWVGINCDHELGSVLGINLTRCNLKATLQHLSFSSFPNLLTFVLSDNLLYGSIPSSISNLTKLNHLDLSGNHLSGNFPSEIGLLKSLNFLHVDVNNLSGSLPHEIGMLGSLKVFVGDASGLSGSIPTSIGNLSSLTTLLLQNGKFSGSIPFEIGQLKSLTKLSFFNNSLTGSIPASIGNLSSLTIINFFENQLSGPIPHEIGQLKSLAELNLGINHLSGTIPASIGLLSKLTYLTLGENNIVGSIPGEIGRLKALTVLNLYGNQLTGTIPKSIGNMSSLTVLSLAFNKIRGSIPRELEQLKSLTNLYLQHTHLTGLFPAFIANLSKLTEFGLNKNEISGTIPHELGQLISLEHLALAENHLSGSIPASIGNLTSVTYFSVFTNNLVGSIPPEMNNLTHMKNFSVGGNILSGYFPENICIGGQLMWFEASDSYFKGSIPKSMKNCSTLIAVSLDGNQLTGDISKDFGIYPNLEMMVLSNNMFVGELTGNWGQCPKLSMLIISNNKISGPIPPELGKASQLHWLDLSSNRLEGKIPMELGQLKLLFRLQLHNNTLTDNIPEEIGMLSDLQELNLATNKLGGPIPIHLEQCFKLLHLNLQNNRLSGTVPFQIGKLCSLEDLDLSQNSLVGELPLELKNLQVLETLNISHNKLSGSIPWSFSKMRSLISVDVSYNELEGPLPNINAFINAPATSLQKNKGLCGGKNSSLLKPCSTPKRENNKETREPEIEPLFAAWGHDGKKVHDDIVEATENFDSKYCIGVGGYGSVYKALLSTGQVVAVKKFHESGGVASHKAFEYEANVLTKVRHRNIIKLYGFCSHTRHSFLVYEFME, encoded by the exons ATGGCAATCTTCAATGAACTTTTAGTGCTACTCAAATCTTTCTTaatcatcaccatcaccattaATAATCTGTTGTTTCCTCGTCCCTATACCGCAGCAATTCTACACAATTCTTCAAATGGTACATCTGAAGAAGCCGAAGCACTTCTCAAATGGAAGGACAGCCTTGACAATCCAACTCAATCTCTTATCTCCTCGTGGAAGCTGCATGGTCCTAACAATGGAAGCCCTTGTGAATGGGTTGGAATCAACTGTGATCATGAGTTGGGAAGCGTCCTTGGTATAAACCTTACAAGATGTAATCTCAAAGCTACGCTCCAACACTTGAGCTTCTCATCCTTTCCCAACTTACTCACCTTTGTGCTGTCCGATAACTTGCTTTATGGAAGCATACCTTCCAGCATCAGTAACCTCACCAAGCTCAACCACCTTGACTTGAGTGGCAATCATCTCTCTGGAAATTTTCCATCCGAGATAGGTCTTTTGAAGAGTCTAAATTTCCTTCATGTAGATGTAAACAATCTAAGTGGCTCTCTACCACATGAAATAGGCATGTTGGGGTCTCTTAAGGTATTTGTTGGAGATGCAAGTGGCCTTTCAGGTTCAATTCCTACATCGATTGGAAACCTGAGCAGCTTAACCACTCTGCTCCTTCAAAATGGCAAATTCTCTGGTTCCATCCCTTTTGAAATTGGACAGCTTAAATCTCTCACCAAACTTTCCTTTTTTAACAACAGTCTTACTGGCTCAATCCCTGCATCCATTGGAAACTTGAGCAGTTTaaccattataaatttttttgaaaatcaacTTAGCGGACCCATCCCTCATGAAATTGGACAGCTTAAATCTCTTGCTGAGCTTAACTTAGGTATCAACCATCTCAGTGGCACAATTCCTGCGTCCATTGGATTGCTGAGCAAGTTAACCTATTTGACCCTTGGAGAAAACAATATTGTTGGATCGATTCCTGGAGAAATTGGACGATTGAAAGCTCTTACAGTGCTTAACTTGTATGGCAATCAACTCACAGGCACAATTCCAAAGTCCATTGGAAACATGAGCAGTTTAACCGTCTTAAGCCTTGCTTTTAACAAAATAAGAGGATCCATCCCTCGAGAATTGGAACAGCTTAAATCTCTTACCAATCTTTACTTGCAGCACACCCATTTAACTGGCTTATTCCCTGCATTCATTGCAAACCTGAGCAAGCTAACCGAATTTGGCCTTAACAAAAACGAAATTTCTGGAACCATCCCTCATGAACTAGGACAACTTATATCACTTGAGCATCTTGCCTTGGCCGAAAATCATCTCTCTGGCTCAATCCCTGCTTCCATTGGAAACCTCACATCTGTTACCTATTTTAGCGTGTTTACTAACAACCTTGTAGGTTCCATTCCTCCGGAAATGAATAACCTTACACACATGAAAAATTTCTCCGTCGGTGGCAACATCTTGTCTGGTTACTTCCCGGAAAATATTTGTATTGGTGGTCAGCTAATGTGGTTTGAAGCATCTGATAGCTACTTCAAAGGTTCCATTCCAAAAAGCATGAAAAACTGCAGCACCTTGATTGCAGTTTCTCTTGATGGTAATCAACTAACAGGAGACATATCGAAAGATTTTGGAATATATCCCAACTTGGAGATGATGGTGTTGAGCAACAACATGTTTGTTGGTGAACTTACTGGAAATTGGGGACAATGTCCTAAACTTAGTATGTTGATCatctccaacaataaaatttctgGTCCAATACCTCCTGAACTAGGGAAAGCTTCCCAATTGCATTGGCTTGACCTGTCTTCGAATCGTCTGGAAGGGAAAATTCCAATGGAATTAGGACAACTGAAGTTGTTATTCAGGCTCCAACTCCATAATAATACACTTACCGACAACATTCCTGAAGAAATTGGAATGTTGTCTGACCTTCAAGAGCTTAACCTTGCAACAAACAAACTAGGTGGACCAATTCCCATACATTTGGAGCAGTGTTTTAAACTACTGCACTTGAACTTGCAAAACAACAGACTCAGTGGAACCGTTCCCTTTCAGATTGGAAAACTGTGCTCTCTTGAAGATCTCGATTTAAGCCAGAATTCGCTTGTTGGAGAGTTGCCTTTAGAACTTAAAAATTTGCAAGTGTTGGAAACACTCAACATTTCCCATAACAAGCTCTCTGGCTCAATACCATGGTCATTCTCCAAGATGAGAAGCTTGATTTCGGTTGATGTATCTTACAATGAGTTAGAAGGTCCTCTCCCAAACATCAACGCGTTCATCAATGCTCCAGCAACATCATTGCAGAAAAATAAAGGGTTGTGCGGTGGGAAAAACTCTAGCTTGTTGAAGCCTTGTTCCACGCCTAAG agagaaaacaacaaagaaacaaGAGAACCGGAAATTGAACCTTTGTTTGCAGCATGGGGACATGATGGGAAAAAGGTTCATGATGACATAGTTGAAGCTACAGAAAACTTTGATTCCAAATATTGCATTGGAGTTGGAGGATATGGAAGTGTTTACAAAGCACTGCTATCAACTGGTCAAGTTGTCGCTGTGAAAAAATTCCATGAGAGTGGTGGAGTGGCCAGTCACAAAGCTTTCGAATACGAAGCCAATGTGTTGACAAAAGTGCGCCATCGGAACATCATTAAGCTTTATGGATTCTGTTCGCATACAAGACACTCATTTTTGGTGTATGAATTCATggaatga